In the Zingiber officinale cultivar Zhangliang chromosome 5A, Zo_v1.1, whole genome shotgun sequence genome, AATTCTTACGTCTTAAAAACTGATAATAAGTCAATCCtaagctctgatactaattgaaaGACTTGCAATACATTATGTATGAGCTAAAGAATGTATCTATAATAGGATCTAGCTTCTATCAATCTCTAAAGCTTTATACAAATCGAAACAATAGCTCATGAATCGCTGACTTGAATCCATCGCAAAAGAGTATTGCTTCTTACTTGTCACCTGAAGTTCTTGTGATTGCGGAAAAGTCTTCTAAAGGAATGGTCGACGACAATCGTTAATCCTCTCTCAATGGGAAAGAAAGGAGGTTGAACAAAGCTCTAGAACCTTGCCCTAATTTATGAGCATCTTCTTTTATATACTCAGTTCATCCTATAGGGATTATTCACCTTAAAGTCCATTCATTATTAACAGCTCATTAATGTTAATGAGTCAGGTTTTGGATATACATATTGAATCCATATCCATTTATACCAAACTCTCTTTATATGCTTGAAACATTGGATCACTTAAATGAGTTTAGTTATTTTAATGATAATTAGTTGTGTATGTGTATTAATTAAGTGTAAATCCATTTTTTAGAGATTAAGTCCACCTATATAGATTCAATTGGATTTAGTCCAGTCAGGTAGATTTAATCCTACATGTATATGAAGAAGTATAAATAAATCATCAAAAGGGCTAATGGAAGAGAAAACTTTGTCTAATTCAACTGATaatgctatttttttttcatttgttttttttaccTTGAAAGATATCCCATTAGTTGTAGCAACTAATGGGATAATTGTTCTAATTTTGAGATCGATAACTGAACACCAATGTAAATGTAAATCCTATTGTAAGTGCAATTCCTCTGTAGATAATCAAGCTCAAAGGGTTGAGATCAATCAGTTTATGGGTTACTAATTAAGCAGCGACGAAATCTGGCAGATATGGTGATGAAAGTTGCTTATAATTAATTAACTGCGCACCAATGTGAGCACACGATCAAGAGCTTAATTAATTGACTAATTTTACACGATGATTACAGTGAACTCAGGTCATTATCCCTTAAACACGTTCGATTAATTAACACGAGAGATTTAGAAAATCAGAGTGAGAGAGCAGAGTCTTCGTCCTCCTCGAGCGTGGAGGTGTACAGAAAATACAGAGCCCAAATCAGTCCAAACACTCCAAACAGTATCCATCCCAACAAGTTGTTGCTTATCCCCAAGCTCAATCCCGTCCCCTCAGTGCTCAGCCTCTCGTCCACCAACGCTAGCACAGGACTCGCCGACGCTGCCATCGCCAGCACCGCCGCCCCAGTACTGGTCGTGGCCACGGCCCTCGACTTCGCCTCCATCGAGCACCGCACGCTTCTCCCACCCTTGCAAGCCAGCTGAGGCAAGCCTGTAACAGAGCTCAAGCCAGTTGAGGCAAGAGCACTACTCGAGTAGAAAAAACTCAAAGGAACGTATGGAACAGTAACTCACCAGTGGCTGACTGCCTCGGGAGGACAGCGCGATGGGCGAAGGTCGAGGCTGGCGCGGCAGAATTGACGACAGTGGCCATGAGTGGAGGAGCAAGGTGAGCTTCTTCGAGCTTGTGGTCGCGGCAATGTGGAAGGGAGGTGTGTGGTGAGTTTGTAGGATTTAATGGAATTGTCGAAGCGCAGGACAAAGAGGAGAAGTGGGCCTGCGCCACACAATAAATATT is a window encoding:
- the LOC121983022 gene encoding photosystem II reaction center W protein, chloroplastic-like codes for the protein MATVVNSAAPASTFAHRAVLPRQSATGLPQLACKGGRSVRCSMEAKSRAVATTSTGAAVLAMAASASPVLALVDERLSTEGTGLSLGISNNLLGWILFGVFGLIWALYFLYTSTLEEDEDSALSL